DNA sequence from the Podospora pseudocomata strain CBS 415.72m chromosome 2 map unlocalized CBS415.72m_2.2, whole genome shotgun sequence genome:
AATAAAAGAACGCCTTGTGAAGCGCGGACAACGATATTTGGAGCTAGTGCAAAAGCAGGGCCAAGCATATCATTACGAAGGTCTATGCAGAAGGCTCAAAACACCTCCTGGGGGCTCATACTTTCCCAGCGAAGAAGAATTTATTGGCGTCTGGCTCCCAGAAACAGTGAGTTGTCCTCATATCCGCTAGCAACCCAGCTTTGCTAAAAGATTACCATAAGGCTACCGGAAGAGTCGTCTTAGACTGTTCAACATTCATGGAAGATAATCCTTTCCACCGCGTCAATGTTTCCAATTGGAGCATCTCGAAAGGTCAGTAAACATACCATATGTTACCATGATAATACTGCTTGCGGCCTTAAAAGAGTCCAGTGGCTGAAGCAAGAGAGTCTAGACAAAACAACCGATGGCTTCGATGATCCTACACTACTCTGTCTGCCATATGTCTATGGGTATTCTCTGGACATGCGATGCTGGTGTATGTTCTCTGTAGACAAGGTGAAGACGACCGACTGGAAACATAAAGACTTTGATTCGGTTGTCCTTCCGGATGGATATAGGAAGATCATCACATCACTTGTTAAAAGTCACAAATTCGCCAGTCATACCCGAGATGAGACTGCCCTCAAAGGCAAGGGTCTGATATTTGTTTTGCATGGCCCTCCTGGGACTGGCAAAACAAGAACAGCTGGTGAGTTGCGCTTCACATGCGTTCTGTCAAAGTATTTTTGTGCCGTGGCAGCTATAGAAGTTACTCCGTACTGACAGTCATGACAGAAGCAATTGCCGAGACAACCTCAAAGCCGCTCTTGCTATTCCCAACCGGAGAACTCGGGGGTGATCTGAGAAGCATTCAGTCAGAGCTGAGGCGGCTAGTTAGATACGGAACTGCATGGAAGGCCATTCTACTCATCGATGAGGCGGATGTATTTCTGGAATCCAGACAGGTTGACGGACATGTGTCGTTGGAGCGTAATGCTCTTGTAGCAGGTAAGCAGAGGCTTTTCCCCAAGATAGCTTGGGTAAAGCATCCATAAACACGCTAACGCTTTTCCGTAACGCGAACAGTTTTCTTGAGGCAGCTGGAGTATTTCCAGGGCATCATATTTCTGACCTCCAACCGCGCCCAAATGTTCGATCCCGCAGTCAAGTCCCGCATCAACGTTATGCTGCACTACCCCTCGCCCGACAAAGAAACGCGAAAGCTGTTGTGGGCACAACGGCTAGGACCAATATTGAAACTCAAATCCTTGCCAAAATGCGAACTGGATCTAGATTCAGCAACGGAGACACTGTCGGAGTATGAGATGAACGGTCGGGAGATCTCAAATGCTGTCAACTCGGCTTTGACCATAGCCAAAGCTGATACGCTCACCCTTAACATGGACCACCTTCGGTCTGTGGCAAAAATATGGAAAGACTCACAGGAAAAGAGCGTCGAACTGGGACCAGTTGTGGACGCAGTTCAGGAGATCAAAAGGATTCCGTCCATCAGTGAGGTTCTTAGGACACTTAAAATCCCGCTTTGGGTCTGGAAAATATTCGTTTCAGCATTCCTTGCTGGCGCTCTATTTCAAGGGTCCCTTAAAATCTTTAAGGCAAGGATAAggtggcgagggcgtcgagcTCACAGGTGAACTGGTCTTGGGAGAGGATAGTTGAATATGCACTGAAACTGTAAGAATATGTGTTCTATAACAAGAAGGAAGATTATTAAAGGGATAGATATGTAGTAGGGGGTCTGTCAGGGGGAAAATCTTGAGAACCTTTCCTACAAATGTTCACGCGCAGTCATTGCTAGAAACCAGATTTCAGCATCTCACGATATGTGCAGAAGTTGGTACATCTAGGGAGATAGGTTAGGTGGGAGGCTGACGTTGACAGAGTACCCGCTGTCAGGTCAGTTGCTTGAGACGTGGAGGGCTTTCACTCTTTGTGTATAGGCATTTTCACAAGCGCGAGATGCTGTTTGGTGGACTTTCTCTTGCCTATTTTGGCTCTTGATTAGTAGGCCAAGATGTGAAAGTGGCGCGCAAGAATGGATGTCATCGCGAATACGTTTCAGCAGCAAAAACAGTCAAGGCCTGCCTATCTTGACGTACGCGATGGAGAAACCAAGATCTCGGTATCACGATTGCCGATTTGAACAGCCGGAAGCAACATGACGGGTGCGGATGCAGTAGCGCTTCCCCGGCAAAATGCATGCAAACCAAGACTCCGGGGAAGACGGGAAAAGGCTAATTTCCACGTGCTAATCATCCACTTGCGCTCCGTTCAACATCTACAGTTTAGCTTCGAGATGTCGATCTTCGACTGGCGGGAAGTGGTTCGACCGGGGAAGCGCACGAATTGCTTTTATGGGGAGAGAGGTGTTTTGTTGCGCGCGCATTGACGATCGATAGATCACCGTTGACCAAGATATTGACTGAACCGGGAACCAGGACAGCTACGATCACATCAAAGATTTATGCGCGAGGATATGAAGAGGGGTATGCAGGGGGTGGACTGCCGGAGGGAGGTAACTTAGCGGAGACTTGATGATAACAAAGAAGATGGGTATAAGTATAAGGGAAGACATGCGTTGGAGAATGGGTAAAGCTTCAGACAGTATTAATCAGGATCTGGATCAACATGTTGCTGAAGTCTGTCATCCTCGCTCTGGCAACGGCCACTGGCATCAGCCAGGCCAACCCAATCGCCCCCCGTCAAGGAGTCAGTTACCATTCTCATCAATTATCTCTTCATCGTACCTTACCCTTCATGCCAGTGaaccttccttccttcccctgtTTCTTCCTTCCtctgctccttcctcgcactgctccttcccttccaGAGCTTATTCCTTCCattgctccttcctcccgTAGCTCCTTGCTCCCTGGGCACCATTCATCTATACAGTTTGCAGGCGTCGTGCCTTCCCTTCCTTGCATTATCTCATGGCCTCACATCACTTACCCTTTAACACATTTACACATTAGCACTTTGACACTTTAGCACATTCACACATTACCCTTTTCTACAAACACATCCATCTTCATTAACAACGCTCAACTAACCACCTTATTACAACCAGCCTACCGGCAACGGCCCGTTCGCCCCCGCGTATTACACCACcgactcctccctcaacggcCACACCCTTTATCTCCCCCGGAACGTCCCCCAAGGAGCCAAAATCCCCGTCCTGGTCTGGGGTAACGGCGCTTGCTCCGCCAACGGCCTCGACTTCCTCAACTTCCTGACTCAAATTGCCTCCCATGGCGTGTTTGTCATCTCTTCCGGCTCGCCCGGCGGCCAAGGCTCAACCAATGCCCAGATGATGACCCGCGCCATCGACTGggtcaccaacaccgccaccaaACAGCGCTATCCTTGGCTGGAAACGTCTCGAATCTCGGTCTCGGGGATGAgctgcggtggtgttgaggcgTACACGGCGGGAGTGAACGACAACAGGGTCACCACCATCGGGATCTACAACTCGGGTCTGTTGAGTGAGCAGGAGAGCAGGAATGTTGTGCCGAGAATCAACAAGCCAATCTTCTACTTTATGGGAGGCCCCAGTGATATCGCTTTCAACAACGTGGGTGTTTCATCGCGAATGAGGGTTGGAAAGAAGCTGACAGAAGACCAGGGCGAGAGAGACTACCGACTTCTTCCGCAATCCACACCGACCTGGAAGGGCAACTTGAACGTTGGGCACGGCGGAACCTATGGTGACCAAAACGGCGGCAagtttggtgttgctgctgtcagaTATTATCAGTGGGTTTTGAGAGGTAACGCGACTGCTGCcaacttcttcaccaacaaTCAGGAGGCGAGCCGAGATGGGTGGAGTGTCGAGAGCCGAAGCTTGGGGAATCTGAGGGTGAATCCCATCTAAGATGTTTCCATAGCTACAACTGAAGAGCGGTCCGAGCAGTGGGCGTTGGAAGGTCTCAATCGCCTCGCGATATGGTCGTACTGAGGTAGCCAGGCTACTCCTTGGTACCAGCCATATCGATTTCTATCTCGAGATTGTTTTGGAAGAGCTCCTCTATTGTCGGCTAGAAACGTCGGAAGTGTTGAAGTTGTCTAGCTTTTGCTTAGTGTGCTGAAGATCACGGTATAACAGTGAAAGTTGCTAAGACTCCCATGACTGGGTTTCACATCGAATGAGCCCTCAAGTTGGTGACATTTGTACCTCAAACATTCGACGAGAGGATATCTACTATGAATGCGGGGTCTATAATGGTAAGGATTTCGACATTTGTATTGAGTGCTATTGTAATGGGAGACGTTATTTGGGGGTCGGTCATGAGCTGTCTCTGAAACAGAAATAGAGATACATCTGATTAGTAGGCGCGAAAACACTAGACTCGAACGACTTTGAGAAGAAATACCGACGATATGAGTAACGTAAAACGCAACCCCAGCTGTGTTGATCGTCCGCCAAAACTCCAATTTCGCCTGCTGGACCTCTTCCTCAATCTGCTGAAGTGAGTACCACCGTTTCCCGGATACTCCTGCCACTTCCAACTTCGCCTGCTGGGTCTCGTCTAAACCGCCCACCGCATCCTGCAAGTGACTGTGTAATATCCATGCACAAGTGGAGAGTACGCATCGTGGTTTGGGTGAATGCTACCATTGGAAAATGTGTCGGAAGTACTTGGCCTCGGAAGGCTCGCAGACGGTCTTCATCTTGGTACGTTCGTTTCGGATTCATGGCAGGGCGTTTGCATTGACGACAATGGGGGAATTTGGTCGGAAGTAATCGGGATTGGTAAATGCTGAGCGAACGTCAGACCTGCCAGCTTGAGCAAAAGTGGGAGGTGGCTCATAATGGTGCAGGCGTGCGGCTAGCCATTTCGAGGGAGGCAGCCGAGCAGGTGAGTGCGGGTCCTTTTGCGAAGCTTCTCTGTGATAGAGACAGGCGAGGGGAAGCGGGTAAGAGTCTAGGACTACCACCCGACTGATCATCCGTAAGTCAGTCACTGGGCGCGACTTCGTCTACCAGTTCGCCGTTCGATATACCACGAAGACGGGGCGCCGAAGACGTTGATGAGACAGTAAACATGAGTCCTTGCCGGTGGAGCTCGTCGAATAGCTTGTCGACTTCTTTTCGATCCTTGATGCTGAGATGGTAGGGTTGCCAGGGGGGGATTCTCTGTATAATGTGGCTGTTTCTAGGGGCATAGACGGTTTAACGGTGTCACCAAAGGTGTACGAGAATGTTATATTGTGAATTTTTTGATGGAAGCCTTGAAATAATCGTATGCTAATATCTTACAGCCCTTTCGGGACTTatcctttcctcctcttcggctcACTGAATGAGGTACCTGGAGTTACCGCTTGCTGCTCGGCATTGCTCGACTGGCTGTCCTGCTCGTTAGGTATAGAAGCGCAGCTGGCATCTGACCGCATTAAACCCAAATCCTGGGAAAGCCCAGTCGCCTTGGAAAGTGGCGGAACATCAAAATCTAAATCCGACGGCAGCTGGTCAATGGCAGAGCATATATTCTCGAAATGCTTGGGCATCCATAGGTCGTAGACGTTCTTGGTGAATTGATAAGCTGTCCATTTGTCCCTTCCGTAGAGTGTTGTGAAATCGTGAGTATGGATTGAATGGCGGTAATATCTGGTATTATTGCTAGCTATTGCCGGGTAGTGGCCGTAGATCCGTATTACCGGTAGTCGtgagagatggagaaggcgagaATCTGGCGGTTAACCTTATCCTCGCGATTCACAACACGAAAGAGCTCGACGATGGCCCGCACTGCAAGGGTTATGCTGTGGACGTTCTGCCAGGTCTGCGATATCGAGCGCAGCGGCGCTGCACTTCACCTCGCAGGTCAGGAACGGGAAGTATATATAGTACGTAGCCATAAAGAGAGACTGATCTCCGGCGATAAAGTCGCTAATAAACGGCGATAACTTAGCGAGCTGGCCCTCGGTAAACGCATTTCGCCTAAACCCAATAGAATGATCAGGCTGGGGACGGGTACTAGTAAGAGGAATCGAGTTATTCCACCCTTCGTTAAGGCTCTTAACAAGGTGTTTATATTTCTTATTCCGGAGTGTAAGCAATTACGCCGAAGAAACGATAAACCTTAAGATATCTTAAATAATCCTCGCCTCATCCTTATTCTCGAGGTTACGACAATTATCCACGAATATATCGTCGTCAAAAAGCGTCTCCTTAGGGACTGGTTAATCACCACTGAGGAGGTCCTGACAAGATGCTTACTCGCATCCGTAATACCAAGCTCAGAAATGTCCATATATAAGCCCTTGGTCTGGGGTAGGAGCGGGTACCGCACGTCACTATACGGCGcactcttctcctccctctgcttcTGGTCACTGGGCGTCGTGGATGTGGCTGAGATCGACCGCTCTAATGGGAACCGACGGGCCGGACATCGAGATGGGCGACGACCCTGCTAGCCCGGGGCTTCCAGGGAGTAAACCAAGGCATCAAACACAGCTGGAGAAACACTACCAGAGCTCAGAACAGACCTGAAACCCGTTCCACCAACCAGACCTTTGACAACCTAATCAACTACCTCCTCGTTCTCGTATCGGCAGATAACAAAGATAAAGCTCAGAAACTGTCCAAGGAAATCCAGGAAGCCTACCAACGAGCCACCAAGAGaacagcaaccccaaccgGAAACAACCAGGATGATCCTCGTAAAGCGTTTTTGTGTGTCCTCTTCGTCTAGAGATTAGCATTATAATCAAGAACAGTATTTCATATACCTACTTGCCCCGCGAACCAGTTTACAGATCAACCACAAAAACATGGGCAGATACCGGAGCCGCCACAGGCTCCATATCTTTCTCGCTCATGCATATGGCATTGACCACGAAGTACGCTTGAAAAGGCAGCGCGTGGAAGTCTATATTCAGCGTTTGGAGCGTGAT
Encoded proteins:
- a CDS encoding uncharacterized protein (EggNog:ENOG503P2BB), producing MLLKSVILALATATGISQANPIAPRQGPTGNGPFAPAYYTTDSSLNGHTLYLPRNVPQGAKIPVLVWGNGACSANGLDFLNFLTQIASHGVFVISSGSPGGQGSTNAQMMTRAIDWVTNTATKQRYPWLETSRISVSGMSCGGVEAYTAGVNDNRVTTIGIYNSGLLSEQESRNVVPRINKPIFYFMGGPSDIAFNNVGVSSRMRVGKKLTEDQGERDYRLLPQSTPTWKGNLNVGHGGTYGDQNGGKFGVAAVRYYQWVLRGNATAANFFTNNQEASRDGWSVESRSLGNLRVNPI
- a CDS encoding uncharacterized protein (COG:O; EggNog:ENOG503P0UY), giving the protein MSSEETKVVATPEPGEQCDVKHLKRSYVDGSNDPVVTEGDSDPVKKEEDTKHQSFALVSTQNFDKDNNRTDTTLLINSKHILAALTRVVRYYPDQEEEFDKPSELTSPFNLLYHHRKELSEEASRVGGDGTLHLNLLLSYLDKQKWAEAETLTTRENPVITFDLLWFVFKPGDLLYRMVNGEPALYWLVSVCYDETQTTGDPWKYLELECLYQAHDGKKTGVVRESLKIYEHQEFAGDTPEKITSLSIFPLKYHKDREGIKERLVKRGQRYLELVQKQGQAYHYEGLCRRLKTPPGGSYFPSEEEFIGVWLPETATGRVVLDCSTFMEDNPFHRVNVSNWSISKVQWLKQESLDKTTDGFDDPTLLCLPYVYGYSLDMRCWCMFSVDKVKTTDWKHKDFDSVVLPDGYRKIITSLVKSHKFASHTRDETALKGKGLIFVLHGPPGTGKTRTAEAIAETTSKPLLLFPTGELGGDLRSIQSELRRLVRYGTAWKAILLIDEADVFLESRQVDGHVSLERNALVAVFLRQLEYFQGIIFLTSNRAQMFDPAVKSRINVMLHYPSPDKETRKLLWAQRLGPILKLKSLPKCELDLDSATETLSEYEMNGREISNAVNSALTIAKADTLTLNMDHLRSVAKIWKDSQEKSVELGPVVDAVQEIKRIPSISEVLRTLKIPLWVWKIFVSAFLAGALFQGSLKIFKARIRWRGRRAHR
- a CDS encoding uncharacterized protein (EggNog:ENOG503NZ3W), with product MPKHFENICSAIDQLPSDLDFDVPPLSKATGLSQDLGLMRSDASCASIPNEQDSQSSNAEQQAVTPGTSFSEPKRRKG